One part of the Athene noctua chromosome Z, bAthNoc1.hap1.1, whole genome shotgun sequence genome encodes these proteins:
- the PGAP4 gene encoding GPI-N-acetylgalactosamine transferase PGAP4 produces the protein MLHQTWPLFGRWCRWSSPFIHLLTLTVVTFGVLAPLICHRLLHSYFYLRRWHLNPMSQEFLEQNQKEGQAALHYFEKLQIPNASEASGSDAFQPLLLVTIITVQRRNDFHYVLQVASRFHRLLQKCGARCQSHRILICNVESDPSSHQDVRLLSSFFPMVSRDKTGENPDPSMNQFEKEKQDYVFCLEQSLLVYNPEYILIVEDDAVPEEEIFTVLQHLLLARFSKPYLRDALYFKLYHPERLQRYFNPEPMRILEWLGLGMFLGPVLNCVYSWATGRPSLSWPMVLFFAVYSMALSELVGRHYMLELRRLAPTLYNIVPVTECCTPAMLFSAPSARRALGYLKGLHCRQGFAKDIALYSLLRTKGENAYVVEPNLVRHVGMYSSLRLNDNPKLL, from the coding sequence ATGTTACACCAAACCTGGCCTCTCTTTGGGAGGTGGTGCCGTTGGTCCAGTCCTTTTATCCATCTGCTCACACTGACTGTGGTGACGTTTGGTGTGCTTGCACCTTTGATTTGCCACCGGCTTCTCCACTCTTACTTCTATTTGCGGCGCTGGCACCTGAACCCCATGAGCCAGGAGTTTCTGGAGCAGAACCAGAAGGAGGGCCAGGCTGCCCTGCATTACTTTGAGAAGCTGCAGATACCAAATGCCTCCGAGGCCTCTGGCAgtgatgccttccagcccttgcTGCTGGTCACCATTATCACTGTGCAGAGGCGGAATGATTTCCACTATGTCTTGCAAGTGGCCTCCCGCTTCCACCGCCTCCTCCAGAAATGTGGTGCACGTTGCCAAAGCCACCGCATACTCATTTGTAATGTGGAGTCAGACCCCAGTAGTCATCAGGATGTCAGGTTGCTGAGCAGCTTCTTTCCTATGGTCAGTCGTGACAAAACTGGAGAGAACCCTGACCCCAGCATGAACCAATTTGAGAAGGAGAAGCAGGACTATGTCTTCTGCCTTGAACAGTCGCTGTTGGTGTACAACCCAGAATACATCCTCATAGTGGAAGACGATGCTGTACCAGAGGAGGAGATATTCACTGTCTTACAGCACCTCTTGTTGGCCCGGTTCTCCAAACCATACCTCAGAGACGCACTCTACTTCAAGCTTTACCACCCTGAGAGGCTTCAGCGCTACTTCAACCCTGAACCCATGAGAATCCTTGAGTGGCTAGGTCTGGGCATGTTTCTGGGGCCTGTGTTGAACTGCGTGTACTCCTGGGCAACTGGTCGCCCCAGCCTCAGTTGGCCCATGGTCTTGTTCTTTGCTGTGTACAGTATGGCTTTGTCAGAGCTGGTGGGACGGCATTACATGCTGGAGCTGCGCCGGCTGGCCCCCACACTCTATAATATTGTGCCAGTCACCGAGTGCTGCACGCCTGCCATGCTCTTCTCTGCTCCATCTGCCCGCCGTGCCTTAGGTTACCTGAAGGGGCTGCACTGCCGCCAGGGTTTTGCTAAGGATATTGCCCTCTACTCCCTGCTGCGTACTAAGGGGGAGAACGCCTATGTGGTGGAACCCAACCTGGTTCGGCATGTGGGAATGTATTCCAGCCTTCGGCTAAATGACAACCCAAAACTGCTGTGA